In a genomic window of Thermosynechococcus sp. CL-1:
- a CDS encoding Npun_F5560 family protein, translating to MNDTSLNLADELLIRDQLVQQLSEELYQLMVQHPELFVRFYQARKTEAANAAALKLLQAQVQQVEAQIAAYQEQILAYQQQSQSREAEMNELKAQVIELSDRNEMLERVIQEMPEVYRQKFSERLSQVKLKIESLEKENAQLRAELRNLQTLLAAQARQQQQQGFPSLQPARVGLIPSFNT from the coding sequence GTGAACGATACTTCCCTCAACTTAGCCGATGAACTGCTGATACGGGATCAACTCGTGCAGCAACTCTCAGAGGAACTCTATCAACTCATGGTGCAGCATCCTGAGTTATTTGTGCGCTTTTACCAAGCCCGCAAGACCGAGGCCGCCAATGCCGCAGCCCTGAAGTTGCTGCAAGCCCAAGTGCAACAGGTGGAAGCACAAATTGCTGCCTATCAAGAACAGATCCTTGCCTACCAGCAGCAGAGCCAAAGTCGTGAAGCGGAAATGAATGAATTGAAAGCTCAAGTCATTGAATTGAGCGATCGCAATGAGATGCTAGAGCGCGTCATCCAAGAAATGCCCGAAGTCTATCGGCAAAAATTTAGTGAGCGGCTCAGTCAAGTCAAACTGAAGATTGAAAGCCTCGAAAAAGAAAATGCCCAACTGCGTGCCGAACTGCGGAATCTGCAAACCCTCTTGGCCGCTCAAGCCCGCCAGCAACAACAGCAGGGATTCCCCTCATTGCAACCTGCGCGCGTTGGCTTGATTCCCAGCTTTAATACCTA